In the genome of Xanthobacteraceae bacterium, one region contains:
- a CDS encoding SPOR domain-containing protein, with translation MTPPQPAARPAAANGLNGSNTGYSNGRDLQREPVPAPRRPLEARNDDPRAMQPVRGAQPPVQPQMRAPARDTRDLQDSRDLQGDRAYRDARREPALRNDRDEYAQPQRPAARARATDDDYDYAPAPRNGRDRDVRQEPRQPAHAPRDDFHARDPYADRRARDDGYGEELPRSARRGSERMDEEARYGRSRQAPAYRDRRDNYEQDYEQDYDPEYTGDGYLDEHADDVYADEERPRRTGLWLFLAIVTICMIVAGVAGWFAYRTIFNAPAKPPVVSRTDAPDKIDPTKQTTVNPNNKTIQDRIVTQPEQIISREETPADLTQNNQQPLGFAPTQPQQQTIQPPAQQPKRNIPGFQPPPTQQVAPPAPQTQTTPPSNEPRRVRTVTVRPDGSVVQNNQPPANNGPLPLNANQNSLEQQEQPAPAPGPRSQTNPNRPLVTANVNPTPNVSTGGNYVVQVASHKTLEEAQTAWATLKTQHAGIFGNRNADIRKVDLGDRGTFYRAMVGPMQRDQANALCQNLKTAGAGCIVQTRN, from the coding sequence ATGACGCCTCCGCAGCCTGCCGCGCGTCCGGCGGCTGCCAATGGCCTCAACGGTTCGAACACTGGCTATAGCAATGGCCGCGATCTCCAGCGCGAACCCGTGCCTGCGCCCCGCCGCCCGCTAGAGGCGCGCAACGACGACCCCCGCGCGATGCAGCCGGTACGAGGCGCTCAGCCGCCGGTACAGCCGCAAATGCGCGCGCCTGCGCGCGATACCCGCGACCTTCAGGACAGCCGCGATCTGCAAGGCGATCGAGCCTATCGCGATGCCCGCCGCGAACCCGCCCTTCGCAACGACCGCGACGAGTACGCCCAGCCGCAGCGTCCTGCGGCTCGCGCCCGCGCGACAGACGACGACTACGATTACGCTCCTGCACCCCGGAATGGCCGCGACCGCGACGTTCGTCAGGAACCGCGCCAGCCGGCCCACGCTCCGCGCGACGATTTCCATGCCCGCGACCCTTATGCAGACCGCCGCGCCCGCGACGACGGCTATGGCGAGGAACTGCCGCGCTCGGCGCGCCGGGGTAGCGAGCGTATGGACGAGGAGGCCCGCTACGGCCGCTCCCGTCAGGCTCCGGCTTATCGCGACCGCCGCGACAACTACGAACAGGATTACGAGCAGGACTACGATCCCGAATACACGGGCGACGGCTATCTCGATGAGCATGCCGACGACGTGTATGCGGACGAGGAGCGTCCGCGCCGTACGGGTCTTTGGCTCTTCCTCGCCATTGTGACAATCTGCATGATCGTCGCCGGCGTGGCCGGCTGGTTTGCCTATCGCACGATCTTCAACGCACCGGCTAAGCCGCCGGTCGTGAGCCGCACCGATGCTCCGGACAAGATCGATCCGACGAAGCAGACGACGGTCAATCCGAACAACAAGACGATTCAGGATCGCATCGTCACGCAGCCTGAGCAGATCATCTCCCGTGAGGAGACTCCGGCCGACCTGACTCAGAACAACCAACAGCCCCTTGGTTTCGCGCCGACCCAGCCGCAACAGCAGACGATCCAGCCTCCGGCGCAGCAGCCGAAGCGTAATATTCCGGGCTTCCAGCCGCCGCCGACGCAGCAGGTAGCGCCGCCGGCTCCGCAGACCCAGACCACGCCGCCGAGCAACGAGCCGCGCCGCGTGCGCACCGTCACCGTTCGTCCGGATGGCTCGGTCGTCCAGAATAACCAGCCGCCCGCCAACAACGGCCCGCTGCCGCTGAATGCGAACCAGAATTCGCTGGAGCAGCAGGAACAGCCCGCACCGGCGCCCGGTCCGCGCTCGCAGACGAACCCTAATCGTCCGCTGGTGACGGCGAATGTGAACCCGACACCGAACGTCTCGACCGGCGGCAACTATGTTGTGCAGGTCGCTTCCCACAAGACGCTGGAAGAGGCGCAGACGGCTTGGGCGACCCTCAAGACCCAGCACGCGGGTATTTTCGGCAACCGCAATGCCGACATCCGCAAGGTCGATCTCGGCGACCGCGGCACGTTCTATCGCGCCATGGTCGGCCCGATGCAGCGCGATCAGGCCAATGCCCTTTGCCAGAACCTCAAGACCGCTGGCGCGGGCTGCATCGTCCAGACCCGTAACTAA
- the nagZ gene encoding beta-N-acetylhexosaminidase translates to MTAYAYISGCAGTSLLEEEKVVFSRRCPWGLILFKRNIQNPAQVAELVVSFRELADRADAPVLIDQEGGRVQRLGPPHWPKYPAAAELVSATAQSGATETGVGLGAKLIAHDLRKLGINVDCLPVADLRHAGAHDIIGDRAYGSDPQTVAALARAAADGLIAGGVLPVVKHIPGHGRALADSHLELPRVTATRRELEQTDFEAFRLLSDLPLAMTAHVVYEAYDGQLPATLSPTVMDKVIRGHIGFDGLVMTDDLSMKALSGSMVDRTLSAFAAGCDMALHCNGDMLEAIDVASSSPPLQGKALARAEKALDRIKEPLEPFDTADAWQRFSAMIGTA, encoded by the coding sequence ATGACCGCTTACGCCTACATTTCGGGATGCGCCGGCACCTCTCTCCTTGAGGAGGAAAAGGTCGTATTTTCAAGACGTTGCCCTTGGGGATTGATTCTCTTCAAGCGAAACATTCAAAACCCCGCGCAGGTCGCGGAATTGGTAGTTAGCTTCCGCGAACTGGCCGACCGCGCCGATGCGCCGGTGCTGATCGATCAAGAAGGCGGCCGCGTACAGCGTCTCGGTCCACCGCACTGGCCGAAATACCCAGCCGCCGCCGAACTGGTAAGCGCGACGGCGCAGAGCGGCGCGACGGAAACCGGCGTGGGCCTTGGAGCAAAACTGATTGCCCACGACCTCAGGAAGCTCGGCATCAACGTGGACTGCCTGCCGGTAGCCGATCTTCGCCACGCAGGTGCCCACGACATCATCGGCGACCGCGCCTATGGCAGCGACCCGCAAACAGTCGCTGCGCTGGCCCGCGCGGCGGCGGACGGCTTGATCGCGGGCGGGGTGCTGCCGGTGGTGAAACACATTCCCGGCCACGGCCGCGCGCTGGCCGACAGCCATCTGGAGTTGCCGCGCGTTACCGCTACACGAAGAGAACTGGAGCAAACCGACTTCGAGGCGTTCCGGCTGCTCTCTGATCTGCCGCTCGCGATGACGGCACACGTCGTCTACGAGGCCTACGACGGCCAGTTGCCCGCGACGTTATCCCCTACGGTCATGGACAAGGTCATCCGTGGCCATATCGGGTTCGACGGTCTCGTCATGACCGACGATCTTTCGATGAAGGCGCTGAGCGGCTCGATGGTGGACCGGACGTTGTCTGCATTTGCGGCCGGTTGCGACATGGCGCTTCATTGCAACGGCGACATGCTGGAGGCGATTGATGTCGCCTCGTCTTCGCCGCCGTTGCAGGGCAAGGCGCTAGCCCGCGCCGAGAAAGCCTTGGACAGGATCAAAGAACCTTTGGAACCTTTCGATACCGCCGATGCCTGGCAGCGCTTTTCCGCTATGATCGGAACCGCTTGA
- a CDS encoding segregation/condensation protein A, which translates to MVDVAGFEGPLDLLLALARTQKVDLAKISVLALAEQYLAFIHQARELRIEVAADYLVMAAWLAYLKSRLLLPEPAGPEEPSAADLAADLAARLQHLEAIRRAGASLMTRDKLGQEFFARGMPEENAPLQPQQYTATIYDLLTAYALQRQKAALSHHTVKQRVVWSLKEARDVLERFIGKAQDWTRLDSFLIEYLVEPGMRATVFASSFASSLELVKEGAAEIQQKEAFAPIWLKRREGPKPQLVVENSQ; encoded by the coding sequence ATGGTCGATGTCGCGGGCTTCGAAGGTCCACTCGACCTGCTGCTCGCGCTTGCGCGCACGCAGAAGGTGGATCTCGCCAAGATTTCCGTGCTCGCACTCGCCGAGCAGTATCTCGCCTTCATTCATCAGGCGCGCGAGCTGCGCATCGAAGTCGCCGCCGATTATCTCGTGATGGCGGCTTGGCTCGCTTATCTGAAATCGCGCCTTCTGCTGCCCGAACCGGCTGGCCCCGAAGAACCCTCCGCCGCCGATCTTGCGGCCGATCTCGCCGCGCGCTTGCAGCATCTCGAAGCAATTCGCCGTGCCGGTGCGTCGCTAATGACGCGCGACAAGCTTGGGCAGGAGTTTTTCGCGCGCGGCATGCCGGAAGAAAATGCGCCGCTGCAGCCGCAACAATATACGGCGACGATCTACGACCTGCTCACGGCTTATGCGCTCCAGCGCCAAAAGGCTGCGCTCTCGCATCACACCGTGAAGCAGCGTGTCGTCTGGTCGTTGAAGGAAGCGCGCGACGTGCTTGAACGCTTCATCGGCAAGGCGCAAGACTGGACGCGGCTCGACTCCTTCCTGATCGAATACCTCGTCGAACCCGGAATGCGCGCCACCGTTTTTGCCTCCAGCTTCGCTTCGTCGCTGGAACTGGTGAAAGAAGGCGCGGCCGAAATTCAACAGAAAGAAGCTTTCGCACCCATCTGGCTGAAACGCCGGGAAGGGCCGAAGCCGCAGTTGGTAGTGGAGAATAGTCAGTGA
- the scpB gene encoding SMC-Scp complex subunit ScpB: MRKKSFTIVGTEPETDEVQRTLEAILFSAAEPVDEKTLAARLPEGTDLTAALDKLSEHYAPRGVNLVRVAGKWALRTATDLGHRIARDAPPPRKLSRAAIETLAIVAYHQPVTRAEIEEIRGVTISKGTLDVLIETGWVRLRGRRKAPGRPVTYGTTEAFLIHFGLDRIDDLPGLDELKGAGFLDDRLPAGFSVPVPSDVSALRDDEDPLEDGDEPELDPGDTPRSA, translated from the coding sequence TTGCGCAAAAAATCGTTCACCATCGTCGGCACCGAACCGGAAACCGACGAGGTCCAGCGTACGCTGGAAGCGATCCTGTTTTCCGCCGCCGAGCCAGTGGACGAAAAGACGTTGGCTGCGCGCCTGCCGGAAGGCACCGACCTTACCGCGGCGCTCGACAAGCTCTCAGAGCATTACGCGCCGCGCGGCGTGAATCTCGTTCGTGTCGCGGGCAAGTGGGCGCTGCGCACCGCGACCGATCTCGGTCACCGCATCGCGCGTGATGCGCCGCCGCCGCGCAAGCTCTCGCGCGCCGCAATCGAGACGCTCGCCATCGTCGCGTATCACCAGCCGGTGACCCGCGCCGAGATCGAGGAAATCCGCGGCGTGACCATCTCGAAGGGCACGCTCGACGTGCTGATCGAAACCGGCTGGGTGCGGCTGCGCGGCCGTCGCAAGGCTCCGGGCCGTCCCGTCACCTATGGCACCACGGAAGCGTTCCTGATCCACTTCGGCCTCGACCGCATCGACGACCTGCCGGGCCTCGACGAACTGAAGGGTGCCGGGTTCCTCGACGACCGTCTGCCCGCCGGGTTCAGCGTGCCGGTGCCGAGCGATGTTTCCGCGCTTCGCGACGACGAAGATCCGCTGGAAGACGGCGACGAGCCGGAACTCGATCCGGGCGATACGCCGCGGAGCGCCTGA